A region from the Nostoc sp. HK-01 genome encodes:
- a CDS encoding response regulator receiver protein, with protein sequence MHQLIEQLQTKLFTGRLNLEARDGPTWTLYFRLGRLIWQAGGSNADERWRRYLSQYCPLLDVTKLEGLVSPQESYREYCILAKLREQKLIEQQQLVSLITSLIAEVLFDIIQYIEATRITNNPAGQLSPTTVVGAVPGFLLAVIPTEEVLKQATQAWQEWRDAGLASYSPNVYPVIQQLELLQGQASSKQIISLVDGTKTLRGLGQKTGRDVLALTRFLMPLVKAGAIAFSPSPNPRKVGISQETGNASSAVNHPNSSLKTEENTVIQTAPPATSKQIVSPSSTVNNPISSRKTEENTVIQTAPPAASKGIIDVSRPLVACVDDSPTICRSLEEILTHQNYRFVGIQDSLTAVLKLIKSKPDFIFLDLLMPKVNGYEICSQIRKTPSLKDVPVVILTGKDGIVDRMRAKLVGATDFLGKPVEAEKVLNMLHKYLTV encoded by the coding sequence GTGCATCAATTGATCGAGCAACTTCAAACTAAATTATTCACAGGCAGGCTGAATCTTGAAGCAAGGGACGGGCCGACTTGGACGCTATACTTTCGTTTAGGAAGATTAATTTGGCAGGCTGGCGGTTCTAATGCCGATGAGCGATGGCGACGATACTTGTCGCAGTACTGTCCTCTTCTGGATGTGACAAAGTTGGAAGGGCTTGTCTCTCCCCAGGAAAGTTATCGAGAGTATTGCATTCTTGCTAAATTGCGAGAACAAAAATTAATCGAACAACAACAACTTGTTAGCCTGATTACAAGCTTAATAGCTGAAGTCCTGTTTGATATAATCCAGTACATTGAAGCCACAAGAATTACCAACAATCCAGCGGGGCAGTTGTCACCTACTACCGTTGTTGGTGCAGTTCCTGGGTTTCTCTTAGCTGTAATACCAACTGAGGAAGTCTTAAAACAGGCTACACAAGCCTGGCAAGAATGGCGAGATGCAGGATTAGCAAGTTACTCGCCTAATGTATATCCTGTCATTCAACAACTTGAGCTACTCCAAGGACAAGCATCTTCTAAACAGATTATTTCTCTAGTTGATGGCACAAAAACTTTACGAGGTCTAGGGCAAAAAACTGGTCGGGATGTCTTAGCTTTGACTCGGTTCTTGATGCCATTAGTAAAAGCAGGAGCGATCGCTTTTTCACCCAGCCCAAACCCCAGAAAGGTTGGGATTAGCCAGGAAACTGGCAACGCGTCCAGTGCAGTTAATCATCCCAATTCTTCACTGAAGACAGAAGAGAACACTGTTATACAAACTGCACCCCCAGCGACTAGCAAACAAATTGTCAGTCCGTCTAGTACAGTTAATAATCCTATTTCTTCACGGAAGACAGAAGAGAACACTGTTATACAAACTGCACCCCCAGCAGCAAGCAAAGGAATTATTGATGTCTCAAGACCATTAGTAGCCTGTGTGGATGATAGTCCGACGATCTGCCGCAGTTTGGAGGAAATTCTCACCCATCAAAATTATCGCTTTGTTGGCATTCAAGACTCATTGACGGCAGTTTTAAAGCTAATTAAAAGCAAGCCCGACTTCATTTTTTTGGATCTTTTGATGCCAAAAGTAAATGGCTATGAAATTTGTTCTCAAATCCGTAAAACTCCAAGTCTCAAAGATGTGCCGGTTGTCATTTTAACGGGGAAAGATGGAATA